The following proteins are co-located in the Wenzhouxiangella marina genome:
- the ftsX gene encoding permease-like cell division protein FtsX, whose amino-acid sequence MARSRHGGMEALPGAAGVRAWARRHAFSFLSSLGALTRQPIASAMTLVVLAVALTLPTALHVTLDNVSRISQNWERLDTLSVFLDQDVDENAARSLGSRITLWDEVAAVDPISPEIGLAEVTGQLQIENLADSLPDNPLPWVLEITPETGTPIPTLVNRLEREAGVDTVVVDLKWLERLDAMLDVISQLVILLAALFAVGVAFIIANTIRMDIQNRREEIEVMALVGATPAFIRRPFLYTGLWYGLIGGTLAWLIVRFGLIALAGPIADLSGSYDANFSLQPPALEIIALLILGAGLFGILGAWLVVNQHLKRINP is encoded by the coding sequence ATGGCACGGTCTAGGCATGGCGGCATGGAAGCCCTGCCGGGTGCCGCCGGCGTGCGCGCCTGGGCCCGGCGCCATGCCTTCAGCTTCCTCTCCTCCCTCGGTGCCCTGACCCGCCAGCCCATCGCCTCGGCGATGACCCTGGTGGTGCTGGCCGTGGCCCTGACCCTGCCCACGGCCCTGCACGTGACCCTCGACAACGTCAGCCGGATCAGCCAGAACTGGGAGCGGCTCGACACGCTCTCGGTCTTTCTCGACCAGGACGTCGACGAGAACGCGGCACGAAGCCTCGGTTCCCGAATCACGCTCTGGGACGAGGTCGCCGCCGTCGACCCGATCAGCCCGGAGATCGGCCTGGCCGAAGTCACCGGCCAGCTGCAGATCGAGAACCTGGCCGACAGCCTGCCCGACAACCCCCTGCCCTGGGTGCTGGAAATCACGCCGGAAACGGGCACGCCGATCCCGACCCTGGTCAATCGCCTGGAGCGCGAGGCCGGTGTCGATACAGTGGTGGTGGACCTGAAGTGGCTGGAACGCCTGGACGCGATGCTGGACGTCATCAGCCAGCTGGTGATCCTGCTGGCGGCCCTGTTCGCTGTCGGCGTGGCCTTCATCATCGCCAACACGATCCGCATGGACATCCAGAACCGAAGGGAAGAGATCGAAGTCATGGCCCTGGTCGGCGCGACCCCGGCCTTCATCCGCCGCCCCTTCCTTTATACGGGTCTCTGGTACGGCCTGATCGGCGGCACCCTGGCCTGGCTGATCGTGCGCTTCGGCCTGATCGCCCTGGCCGGCCCGATCGCCGATCTGAGTGGCAGCTATGACGCGAACTTCTCCCTTCAGCCGCCAGCACTGGAAATTATCGCCCTGCTGATCCTCGGCGCCGGCCTGTTCGGCATCCTCGGCGCCTGGCTGGTCGTCAACCAGCACCTGAAGCGGATCAACCCCTGA
- a CDS encoding type II secretion system F family protein yields the protein MAAFEYQALDGQHTARGVIQADNARAARAQLRERGLIPLDIQQVETQSKREFSLRSQGRERALVLRQLATLLRAGLTLEEVLGILVEQTDASAQRRQLGAIRSRVMEGQSLSSAMAEHPALFPALYSASVAAGERAGQIDRVLARLADYAEQREETARGVSLALIYPALLAIIAVGVVWGLIGFVVPRVAGVFETAGQELPDLTLSLLAISGLISNHGLWLLLGLIGAGFGLLLLWRSPGPRLAIDRRLLALPVIGRLTRARQTASFTRTLAILTNSAVPLVEALKVAARVVENHQVQADLERAAGQVREGQSLSASLHSAAWLPPMARRLIAGGERSGELAPMLEHAADIQERELQSATTVMLAVLQPALILAVGLMVLYIVLAIMLPILNMSQLLS from the coding sequence GTGGCGGCCTTCGAGTACCAGGCCCTGGATGGCCAGCACACCGCCCGCGGTGTCATCCAGGCCGACAATGCCCGGGCTGCCCGCGCCCAGCTGCGGGAACGCGGTCTCATTCCGCTGGACATCCAGCAGGTGGAGACCCAGTCGAAGCGCGAGTTCTCGCTCCGCTCCCAGGGCCGCGAACGCGCCCTGGTGCTCCGCCAGCTCGCCACCCTGCTGCGCGCCGGCCTGACCCTCGAAGAAGTCCTCGGCATCCTGGTCGAGCAGACCGACGCCTCGGCCCAGCGCCGCCAGCTCGGCGCGATCCGCTCGCGGGTCATGGAGGGCCAGAGCCTGAGTTCGGCCATGGCCGAGCACCCGGCCCTGTTTCCGGCCCTCTACAGCGCCTCCGTGGCCGCCGGCGAGCGCGCCGGACAGATCGACCGCGTCCTCGCCCGCCTGGCCGACTACGCCGAACAGCGCGAGGAGACCGCCCGCGGTGTCAGCCTGGCACTGATTTACCCGGCCCTGCTCGCGATCATCGCCGTGGGCGTGGTCTGGGGTCTGATCGGCTTCGTCGTCCCGCGCGTGGCCGGCGTGTTCGAGACCGCCGGCCAGGAACTGCCCGACCTGACTCTCAGCCTGCTGGCGATCTCCGGGCTGATCTCGAATCACGGCCTGTGGCTGCTGCTCGGCCTGATCGGCGCGGGCTTCGGCCTGCTCCTGCTCTGGCGCTCGCCCGGGCCGCGGCTGGCCATCGACCGGCGCCTCCTCGCCCTGCCCGTCATCGGCCGCCTGACCCGCGCACGCCAGACCGCCAGCTTCACCCGCACCCTGGCCATCCTCACCAACAGCGCCGTGCCCCTGGTCGAGGCCCTGAAGGTCGCGGCCCGCGTGGTCGAGAACCACCAGGTCCAGGCCGACCTGGAACGCGCCGCCGGCCAGGTCCGCGAAGGCCAGTCCCTGAGCGCCAGCCTGCACTCGGCCGCCTGGCTGCCGCCGATGGCCCGTCGCCTGATCGCCGGCGGCGAGCGCAGCGGCGAACTCGCCCCGATGCTCGAACACGCCGCCGACATCCAGGAGCGCGAACTCCAGTCCGCGACCACCGTCATGCTGGCCGTGCTCCAACCGGCCCTGATCCTCGCCGTCGGCCTGATGGTGCTCTACATCGTGCTGGCCATCATGCTGCCGATCCTGAACATGAGCCAGTTGTTGTCGTGA
- the ftsE gene encoding cell division ATP-binding protein FtsE codes for MIRFEHVAKRYPGGIQALSDVNFSLEKGELAFLTGHSGAGKSTLLRLIALLERPSRGQVMFDGRNVGKLARRHIPYLRRRIGVIFQDHRLLSDKKVFDNVALPLMIAGVSYGEIKRRVRAALDKVGLLEKENMYPPMLSGGQQQRVGIARAIIGKPPLLLADEPTGNLDPEMSAELMNYFLQLNELGVTVLIASHDLELIRQLGRRVLVLKDGEMIDDLPSRQIYTGDAHGTV; via the coding sequence ATGATCCGATTCGAACACGTGGCCAAACGCTACCCGGGCGGCATCCAGGCCCTGAGCGACGTCAACTTCAGCCTCGAGAAAGGCGAGCTGGCTTTTCTGACCGGGCACTCCGGCGCGGGCAAGTCCACCCTGCTCCGCCTGATCGCCCTCCTCGAACGGCCCAGCCGGGGCCAGGTGATGTTCGACGGTCGCAACGTCGGCAAGCTGGCCCGGCGCCATATTCCCTACCTGCGCCGCCGCATCGGGGTGATCTTCCAGGATCACCGCCTGCTCTCGGACAAGAAGGTCTTCGACAACGTCGCCCTGCCCCTGATGATCGCCGGCGTGTCCTACGGCGAGATCAAACGCCGCGTCCGCGCCGCCCTGGACAAGGTCGGCCTGCTCGAAAAGGAGAACATGTACCCGCCGATGCTCTCGGGCGGGCAGCAGCAGCGCGTGGGCATCGCCAGGGCCATCATCGGCAAGCCGCCCCTGCTGCTGGCCGACGAGCCCACGGGCAACCTCGACCCCGAGATGTCCGCGGAGCTGATGAACTACTTTCTGCAGCTCAACGAACTCGGCGTCACGGTACTGATCGCCAGCCATGACCTGGAGCTGATCCGCCAACTCGGACGCCGCGTGCTCGTCCTCAAGGACGGCGAGATGATCGACGACCTGCCCTCGCGCCAGATCTACACGGGAGACGCCCATGGCACGGTCTAG
- a CDS encoding hydroxymethylglutaryl-CoA reductase, degradative codes for MDRSRIPQFYKMSVPERVRTVRDRGLLDAEDYQNLQSGRHTLSVQLADKMIENVVGVMGLPVGLGLNFLINGKDYVVPLVVEEPSIVAALSSAAKLARQAGGFQVESQEPMLIGQVQIVDVPDTARARAALLQRKAEILNLANSLHPKMMARGGGAKDLEVFIHPSQGPGGDMVVLHLLVDTRDAMGANLVNTMCEGVASLVETIAEGRVFLRILSNLADRALVRSKVRIPTALLTGKGFDGEQVRDGIIVANDFARVDPYRAATHNKGIMNGIDAVALATGNDWRAIEAGAHAYAARGGRYTSLTQWSKADNGDLIGELEVPIKVGTVGGPLQTNPTVALNLRMLGVQSARELAEVMGAVGLAQTFSALRALVTEGIQQGHMTLHARSVATAAGVPPELFDTVVERLIASGEIKIWKAEEIMASVSAQATPTLKTETPDTLEGEALGAGHGKIILLGEHSVVYGRRAIAAPIPLAIQARIEDTREGIELIIPRWGVEQRLDFDAKRPPSFTRSMARLLESLGLTGRGMRIEIFPNVPRAMGLGGSAALAVAVIRAMNVHFGLGLSDARVNELAFECEKFAHGTPSGLDNTLATYGDVTLFRAGEQPMREVIELPEPLPIVIGMSGVESLTAKTVTRVREAWKKNPAIYERIFDEIDGLVGLGLDALKTSDYDTLGEMMNVCQGLLNAMQVSSWELEELIQIARNNGALGAKLTGGGGGGSIIALAPENSAGVARAIRAAGYHAIEVTVGGA; via the coding sequence ATGGATCGATCGCGGATACCGCAGTTCTACAAGATGAGCGTGCCCGAGCGCGTGCGCACCGTGCGCGACCGCGGCCTGCTGGACGCCGAGGATTACCAGAATCTGCAGTCCGGCCGGCACACCCTGTCGGTCCAGCTGGCCGACAAGATGATCGAGAACGTGGTCGGCGTGATGGGGCTGCCGGTCGGTCTGGGTCTGAACTTCCTGATCAACGGCAAGGACTACGTCGTGCCCCTGGTGGTCGAGGAGCCCTCGATCGTCGCGGCGCTGAGTTCGGCGGCCAAGCTGGCCCGCCAGGCCGGCGGCTTCCAGGTCGAATCCCAGGAGCCGATGCTGATCGGCCAGGTGCAGATCGTCGACGTGCCCGACACGGCCCGTGCCCGCGCGGCCCTGCTGCAGCGCAAGGCGGAGATCCTGAACCTCGCCAACAGCCTGCACCCGAAGATGATGGCCCGCGGCGGCGGCGCCAAGGACCTGGAAGTCTTCATCCATCCATCCCAGGGCCCGGGCGGCGACATGGTCGTGCTGCATCTGCTCGTCGACACCCGTGACGCGATGGGCGCCAACCTGGTCAACACCATGTGCGAAGGCGTGGCCTCCCTGGTCGAGACCATCGCCGAGGGCCGGGTCTTCCTGCGCATTCTGTCCAACCTGGCCGACCGCGCCCTGGTGCGCTCGAAGGTCCGCATTCCGACGGCCCTGCTGACGGGCAAGGGCTTCGACGGCGAACAGGTGCGCGACGGGATCATCGTCGCCAATGACTTCGCCCGCGTCGACCCCTACCGGGCCGCGACCCACAACAAGGGCATCATGAACGGCATCGACGCCGTGGCCCTGGCCACCGGCAACGACTGGCGAGCCATCGAGGCGGGTGCCCATGCCTACGCCGCCCGTGGCGGCCGCTACACGTCGCTGACCCAGTGGTCCAAGGCCGACAACGGTGACCTGATCGGCGAGCTGGAAGTGCCGATCAAGGTCGGCACGGTCGGTGGTCCCCTGCAGACCAACCCCACCGTGGCGCTGAACCTGCGCATGCTCGGCGTCCAGTCCGCCCGTGAACTGGCCGAGGTGATGGGCGCCGTGGGTCTGGCCCAGACCTTCTCGGCCCTGCGCGCCCTGGTGACCGAAGGCATCCAGCAGGGCCACATGACCCTGCACGCGCGCAGCGTGGCCACGGCCGCCGGCGTGCCGCCGGAGCTGTTCGACACGGTCGTCGAGCGCCTGATCGCTTCCGGCGAGATCAAGATCTGGAAGGCCGAGGAGATCATGGCCTCGGTCAGCGCGCAGGCCACGCCGACGCTCAAGACTGAAACGCCGGACACCCTGGAAGGCGAGGCCCTGGGCGCCGGTCACGGCAAGATCATCCTGCTCGGCGAGCATTCGGTCGTCTACGGCCGTCGCGCGATCGCCGCACCCATTCCACTGGCGATTCAGGCCCGCATCGAGGACACGCGCGAAGGCATCGAACTGATCATCCCGCGCTGGGGCGTGGAGCAGCGTCTGGACTTCGACGCCAAACGCCCGCCGTCCTTCACCCGCTCGATGGCGCGCCTCCTCGAGTCCCTGGGCCTGACCGGCCGCGGCATGCGCATCGAGATCTTCCCGAACGTGCCGCGCGCCATGGGCCTGGGCGGTTCGGCCGCGCTGGCCGTGGCTGTCATTCGCGCGATGAACGTGCACTTCGGCCTCGGGCTCAGCGATGCCCGGGTCAACGAACTGGCCTTCGAGTGCGAGAAGTTCGCCCACGGCACGCCGTCGGGCCTGGACAACACTCTGGCGACCTATGGCGACGTGACCCTGTTCCGCGCCGGCGAGCAGCCGATGCGTGAAGTCATCGAACTGCCCGAGCCCCTGCCGATCGTGATCGGCATGAGCGGGGTCGAGAGCCTGACGGCCAAGACCGTGACCCGCGTGCGCGAAGCCTGGAAGAAGAACCCGGCCATCTACGAACGCATCTTCGACGAGATCGACGGCCTGGTCGGCCTGGGCCTCGACGCGCTCAAGACCTCCGACTACGACACTCTGGGTGAGATGATGAACGTCTGCCAGGGCCTGCTGAACGCCATGCAGGTCTCGAGCTGGGAACTGGAAGAACTGATCCAGATCGCCCGCAACAACGGCGCCCTGGGCGCCAAGCTGACCGGTGGCGGCGGCGGTGGATCGATCATCGCCCTGGCCCCCGAGAACAGCGCCGGCGTGGCCCGCGCCATCCGTGCCGCCGGCTACCATGCCATCGAGGTCACCGTCGGTGGCGCTTGA
- a CDS encoding secretin N-terminal domain-containing protein: MISSRFLPFLLAVLLPLSALAQSETSSDNGHVLNFQDAEIRSLIAAVADMTGKNMIVDPQVTGRVTVISTQSLDADEVYDMFLSILRVHGFTAVEENNVVRVLPDANARQDGRVPMDDGRARGDQPITSIIPLQHVQASEISALLRNLLPQSAFMTHHESSNSLLISDRAANVRRIEAIIQRLDAVTDQDVELIALNHADAGEVVGLINRIYADNGRESAVADERTNSIILGGDPNRRLRLRTLITHLDTPLEAEGSTQVVYLRYSTAESLLPVLEGLIQTGEDSSQDVRIQAHEETNALVITAPPSAFRGIQSVIRQLDIRRAQVLVEAIIAEVAVDTSRELGVQWQAFSEGDDGLFGGTNFGVGGNNILNLGAAAGSATDNGLLLPGRGLNLGYVRGTTSLLGVEILEIGALARALANDANTNVLSTPSIVTLDNQEASINVGQEVPFLSGSFSTQGIASGDGQVNPFQTINREEIGIKLNVTPHINEGDTIILDLSQEVSTLAPSAGAVDLITNKRTITTRVMVPDGSMLVLGGLISEDLQEQVENVPGLSRIPLLGELFKYRSTSNIKRNLMVFIRPRILHDEALMNEVTRSKYSGIRSQQLLQRERAPGLTRSDDMPLLPELEAFLQTEPDGR; this comes from the coding sequence ATGATTTCCAGTCGATTCCTCCCGTTCCTGCTCGCCGTTCTGCTGCCCCTGTCCGCGCTGGCCCAGAGCGAGACGAGCAGCGACAACGGCCACGTGCTGAACTTCCAGGATGCCGAGATCCGCTCGCTGATCGCGGCGGTCGCGGACATGACCGGCAAGAACATGATCGTCGACCCGCAGGTCACCGGCCGCGTGACCGTGATCAGCACCCAGTCCCTGGACGCCGACGAGGTCTACGACATGTTCCTGTCGATCCTGCGCGTGCACGGATTCACCGCGGTCGAGGAAAACAACGTCGTCCGGGTCCTGCCCGACGCCAACGCCCGCCAGGACGGCCGCGTGCCGATGGACGACGGCCGCGCCCGGGGTGATCAGCCGATCACCAGCATCATCCCGCTGCAGCACGTCCAGGCCTCGGAAATCTCGGCCCTGCTGCGCAACCTGCTGCCGCAGTCGGCCTTCATGACCCACCACGAGAGCTCGAACAGCCTGCTGATCTCCGACCGCGCCGCCAACGTGCGCCGCATCGAGGCCATCATCCAGCGCCTGGACGCGGTCACCGATCAGGACGTGGAGCTGATCGCCCTGAACCACGCCGACGCCGGCGAAGTGGTCGGCCTGATCAATCGCATCTACGCCGACAACGGCCGCGAGTCTGCTGTGGCCGACGAGCGCACGAACTCGATCATCCTCGGCGGCGATCCGAACCGTCGCCTTCGCCTGCGCACCCTGATCACCCACCTCGACACGCCCCTGGAGGCCGAGGGTTCGACCCAGGTCGTCTACCTGCGCTATTCCACCGCCGAGAGCCTGCTGCCGGTGCTCGAAGGACTGATCCAGACGGGCGAGGACAGCAGCCAGGACGTGCGCATCCAGGCCCATGAGGAAACCAATGCCCTGGTGATCACCGCCCCGCCCTCGGCCTTCCGGGGCATCCAGTCCGTGATCCGCCAGCTCGACATACGCCGCGCCCAGGTCCTGGTGGAAGCCATCATCGCCGAAGTGGCCGTGGACACGAGCCGTGAGCTGGGCGTGCAGTGGCAGGCCTTTTCCGAAGGCGACGACGGCCTGTTCGGCGGCACCAATTTCGGCGTCGGCGGCAACAACATCCTGAACCTCGGCGCGGCAGCCGGTAGCGCCACGGACAACGGCCTGCTCCTGCCCGGCCGTGGCCTGAACCTGGGCTATGTGCGCGGCACCACCAGCCTGCTCGGCGTGGAGATTCTGGAGATCGGCGCCCTCGCCCGCGCCCTGGCCAACGACGCCAACACGAACGTGCTCTCGACACCCTCGATCGTGACCCTGGACAACCAGGAAGCCAGCATCAACGTCGGTCAGGAAGTGCCCTTCCTGTCGGGCAGCTTCTCGACCCAGGGCATTGCCTCGGGCGACGGTCAGGTCAACCCCTTCCAGACCATCAACCGCGAAGAGATCGGCATCAAGCTCAACGTCACCCCGCACATCAACGAGGGCGACACGATCATTCTGGACCTGAGCCAGGAAGTCTCGACCCTCGCACCGTCGGCCGGTGCCGTCGACCTGATCACCAACAAGCGCACGATCACCACCCGCGTGATGGTGCCCGACGGCTCGATGCTGGTGCTCGGTGGCCTGATCTCGGAAGACCTGCAGGAGCAGGTCGAGAACGTGCCGGGCCTGAGCCGCATCCCCCTGCTCGGCGAATTGTTCAAGTACCGCTCGACGAGCAACATCAAGCGCAATCTGATGGTCTTCATCCGCCCGCGCATCCTGCACGACGAGGCGCTGATGAACGAGGTCACGCGCAGCAAGTACTCAGGTATCCGCAGCCAGCAGCTGCTGCAGCGGGAACGCGCACCGGGCCTGACGCGTTCCGACGACATGCCCCTGCTGCCCGAGCTGGAAGCCTTCCTCCAGACCGAGCCGGATGGACGCTGA
- a CDS encoding mevalonate kinase family protein, with the protein MSMLAQAPGKAVLIGEYAVTDGGAALSLAVDRHARVRLSACGHGGCRISAPELGLSSVAFTIDPDSGVLWDRRAAGFERLQRTAGLISHRVLELQQAGFELEPFRLDIDTRALYLSHDARLIKLGLGSSSAVAVAVDAAIGGHAGQAAEDADQALARLLPPYRHGQGGEGSGIDLATSLYGGLIEFRPTASGAEVRPLDLPANLELRFAWTGAPASTPALLARYRAWSRETPRKARQWQLAAAQIVADARAAIQAGDAASLVACLGEYGDRMGTMGDWMGVNLLDGQHAAIMEQAERLGLAAKPSGAGVGDLALIAGTEPDRMLDMSRWLAQRGIPELVMQVDRNGVRLERSESGGDSGR; encoded by the coding sequence ATGAGCATGCTGGCCCAGGCGCCGGGCAAGGCCGTTCTGATCGGTGAGTACGCGGTGACCGATGGCGGTGCGGCCCTGTCCCTGGCCGTCGATCGTCATGCGCGAGTCCGGTTGAGCGCTTGCGGCCACGGAGGCTGCCGCATCAGTGCTCCCGAGCTGGGCCTGTCGTCCGTCGCGTTCACCATCGACCCGGATTCCGGCGTTCTCTGGGATCGTCGCGCCGCGGGCTTCGAGCGCCTGCAGCGAACGGCCGGGCTGATCAGCCACCGTGTCCTCGAACTTCAGCAGGCCGGATTCGAGCTCGAACCCTTCCGCCTGGACATCGACACCCGGGCCCTCTACCTCTCGCACGACGCCCGTCTCATCAAGCTCGGCCTCGGGTCCAGCTCGGCCGTCGCGGTGGCGGTGGACGCGGCGATCGGCGGCCACGCCGGGCAGGCGGCCGAGGACGCCGATCAGGCCCTGGCCCGCCTGCTGCCACCCTATCGCCACGGCCAGGGCGGGGAGGGCAGTGGCATCGATTTGGCGACCAGCCTCTACGGCGGGTTGATCGAGTTCCGGCCGACCGCATCCGGCGCCGAGGTCCGGCCCCTCGATCTGCCGGCGAACTTGGAACTCCGTTTTGCCTGGACCGGTGCCCCGGCGTCCACCCCGGCGCTGCTGGCCCGCTATCGCGCCTGGTCGAGGGAAACGCCCCGCAAGGCCCGCCAGTGGCAGCTCGCCGCCGCGCAGATCGTGGCCGACGCCCGCGCGGCCATCCAGGCCGGAGATGCCGCGTCCCTGGTGGCCTGCCTGGGCGAATACGGCGACAGAATGGGTACAATGGGCGATTGGATGGGCGTGAATCTGCTCGACGGGCAGCACGCGGCCATCATGGAGCAGGCCGAACGCCTCGGTCTGGCCGCCAAGCCCAGCGGTGCAGGGGTCGGAGATCTGGCCCTGATCGCGGGGACCGAGCCCGATCGCATGCTGGACATGAGCCGCTGGCTGGCCCAGCGGGGCATTCCGGAGCTGGTCATGCAGGTCGACCGGAACGGTGTTCGGCTCGAGCGGTCAGAATCAGGCGGGGATTCGGGGCGCTGA
- the idi gene encoding isopentenyl-diphosphate Delta-isomerase, translating to MALEQAGPARVVSSESESLILVDENDQEIGLLSKGEAHDGDGLLHRAFSVFLFDEQGRLLIQQRAPGKRLWPGYWANSCCSHPRAGESLEIATQRRMEEELGVTAELEFIYKFRYQARYEDLGSEHELCSVFLGRTRESELSPNPSEIAQWRFVSLDEADALVADRGAPVAPWFRMEWRALRGKYAEPLACFCPRA from the coding sequence GTGGCGCTTGAGCAGGCCGGGCCCGCGCGCGTCGTCTCCTCGGAGTCCGAATCGCTGATCCTGGTCGACGAGAACGACCAGGAAATCGGCCTGCTGTCCAAGGGCGAGGCCCACGACGGCGACGGCCTCCTGCACCGCGCCTTCTCGGTCTTCCTGTTCGACGAGCAGGGCCGCCTGCTGATCCAGCAGCGCGCCCCCGGTAAAAGGCTCTGGCCCGGCTACTGGGCCAACAGCTGTTGCTCGCACCCGCGTGCTGGTGAAAGCCTCGAGATCGCTACCCAGCGCCGCATGGAAGAGGAGCTGGGCGTCACCGCCGAACTCGAATTCATCTATAAATTCCGTTACCAGGCCCGCTACGAGGACCTGGGCTCCGAGCACGAACTCTGCTCCGTCTTCCTCGGCCGCACCCGCGAATCCGAACTCAGCCCCAATCCCTCGGAAATCGCCCAGTGGCGCTTCGTGAGCCTCGACGAAGCCGATGCCCTGGTGGCTGATCGCGGCGCTCCTGTGGCGCCCTGGTTCCGGATGGAGTGGCGAGCTTTGCGCGGCAAGTACGCCGAACCGCTGGCCTGTTTCTGTCCCCGCGCCTGA
- the gspE gene encoding type II secretion system ATPase GspE translates to MDAEFRPAYGFARKRGVAVAGESADGHVRLAVREPVDLAAVQEVRRRLSAPVQIERLGAGEFEALVSRLYESGDEAARQVAEDLGEDLDLARLADDLPEPADLLESEDDAPIIRLINGVLTQAIRENASDIHLEPFEDRLSIRFRVDGVLREVMAPARGLAGLITSRIKVMARLDIAEKRVPQDGRIGLRIAGRPVDVRVSTLPSNHGERVVLRLLDKQAGRLDLAELGMDPDTEARMAQLITRPHGILLVTGPTGSGKSTTLYSALLRLNDRSRNIMTVEDPIEYDLDGIGQTQVNPKVDLTFARGLRAILRQDPDVVMVGEIRDLETARIAVQASLTGHLVLSTLHTNTAVGAITRLVDMGIEPFLLASSLIGVLAQRLVRVLDPETREAYTISAEELARLGLDGHGATTLYRPRADLPAGQSAYKGRTGIYELVAIDETLRQHIHDGASEQALEKLARAGGPSILEDGWRKAVAGTTSLEEVLRVTRTV, encoded by the coding sequence ATGGACGCTGAGTTTCGACCGGCCTACGGTTTTGCCCGCAAGCGCGGGGTGGCGGTGGCCGGCGAGAGCGCCGATGGCCACGTCCGCCTGGCCGTGCGCGAACCCGTCGACCTGGCCGCCGTCCAGGAGGTCCGCCGGCGCCTGAGTGCGCCGGTGCAGATCGAGCGCCTCGGCGCCGGTGAATTCGAAGCCCTGGTCAGCCGCCTGTACGAATCCGGCGACGAGGCCGCCCGTCAGGTCGCCGAAGACCTGGGCGAGGACCTCGACCTGGCTCGCCTGGCCGACGACCTGCCCGAACCCGCCGACCTGCTGGAAAGCGAGGACGACGCGCCGATCATCCGCCTGATCAACGGCGTCCTGACCCAGGCGATTCGCGAGAACGCCTCGGACATCCACCTCGAACCCTTCGAAGACCGCCTGTCGATCCGCTTCCGCGTCGACGGCGTGCTCAGGGAGGTCATGGCGCCGGCCCGCGGCCTCGCCGGCCTGATCACCTCGCGCATCAAGGTCATGGCCCGTCTGGACATCGCCGAGAAGCGCGTGCCCCAGGACGGTCGCATCGGCCTGCGCATCGCCGGTCGTCCGGTGGACGTTCGCGTCTCCACCCTGCCCTCGAACCACGGCGAGCGCGTGGTCCTGCGACTGCTGGACAAGCAGGCCGGACGCCTCGACCTGGCCGAACTGGGCATGGATCCGGACACGGAAGCGCGGATGGCCCAGCTGATCACACGGCCGCACGGCATCCTGCTGGTCACCGGCCCGACCGGATCGGGCAAGTCGACCACCCTGTATTCGGCCCTGCTGCGCCTGAACGATCGCAGCCGCAACATCATGACCGTCGAGGACCCGATCGAGTACGACCTCGACGGCATCGGCCAGACCCAGGTCAACCCCAAGGTCGATCTGACCTTCGCCCGCGGCCTGCGCGCCATCCTGCGCCAGGATCCGGACGTCGTGATGGTCGGCGAGATTCGCGACCTGGAAACCGCCCGTATCGCGGTCCAGGCCAGCCTGACCGGCCACCTGGTGCTCTCGACCCTGCACACGAACACCGCCGTGGGTGCGATCACCCGCCTCGTCGACATGGGCATCGAGCCCTTTCTCCTCGCGTCGAGCCTGATCGGCGTGCTCGCCCAGCGCCTGGTCCGCGTCCTCGACCCCGAGACGCGCGAGGCCTACACGATCAGCGCCGAGGAACTCGCGCGCCTGGGCCTGGACGGCCACGGCGCCACCACGCTCTACCGCCCGCGCGCCGACCTGCCTGCAGGCCAGTCGGCCTACAAGGGTCGAACGGGCATCTACGAGCTGGTCGCCATCGACGAGACCCTGCGTCAGCACATCCACGACGGCGCCTCGGAGCAGGCCCTGGAAAAGCTCGCACGCGCCGGCGGGCCCTCGATCCTGGAGGACGGCTGGCGCAAGGCCGTGGCCGGAACGACCTCGCTGGAAGAAGTGCTGCGCGTGACGCGGACGGTGTAG